The following proteins come from a genomic window of Lytechinus pictus isolate F3 Inbred chromosome 1, Lp3.0, whole genome shotgun sequence:
- the LOC129263317 gene encoding solute carrier organic anion transporter family member 3A1-like, with the protein MEKRATRFCLNHISFTVLLGATVFVYIGSIGPYTSGILTTMQREFQLKSSEVGIILSINDIVALILVTPTAYIGTSRHRPRILGVLTIFFTIGCFMCALPQFAGNRNRTIDHTSSSPFNETANAVDFPSNSNGSMQSKDICEIERDGGGEESECSKEELDASGAQYGRALWFLVGQGFIGVGSTGYWTLGLTYMDDGLPSKTAPYMYFATLFMLVSVSPLAAFALSGFALSLHTDFYKIDVHELGYGSKDPRWIGAWWLGYVIYGLLMGLIAIPYFFFPKMWPEKDVPMDDMKEKNVIEEDDDQPTAAFLIKSNLPDPDSTILGMIKGYFSAVRRLATNMTYSTVIMSSVADSIMFSGFFSFLGRYLQTQYDVTPSMTSIILGELKTETNSARDMSDSILNPCRYTSISLIRL; encoded by the exons atggagaagaGAGCAACAAGATTTTGCCTTAATCACATATCTTTCACAGTACTACTTGGCGCAACAGTATTCGTCTACATTGGATCAATAGGACCTTATACGTCTGGAATACTCACCACAATGCAAAGGGAGTTTCAGCTTAAGAGTTCGGAA GTTGGAATCATTCTCAGTATAAACGACATAGTTGCACTCATCTTGGTCACTCCAACCGCTTATATCGGAACATCCCGTCATCGACCCAGGATTCTTGGTGTTTTAACGATTTTTTTCACCATCGGGTGTTTCATGTGCGCCCTTCCTCAGTTTGCTGGAAATAGGAACCGGACAATTGATCACACGTCATCATCCCCATTCAACGAAACAGCAAACGCTGTAGACTTCCCCTCGAACTCTAACGGTTCCATGC AAAGTAAAGATATCTGCGAAATCGAACGTGATGGAGGGGGAGAGGAGAGCGAGTGCTCAAAGGAAGAACTCGATGCATCGGGGGCGCAGTATGGAAGAGCCTTATGGTTTCTCGTCGGTCAGGGATTCATTGGGGTAGGCTCTACTGGATACTGGACCCTTGGACTAACATACATGGACGACGGTTTGCCTTCCAAGACAGCCCCTTATATGTATTTTG CTACACTGTTTATGTTGGTCAGCGTGTCACCCCTAGCAGCTTTTGCACTCAGTGGATTCGCACTGTCCTTACACACCGATTTCTACAAAATTGACGTCCACGAACTGGGCTACGGAAGTAAAGACCCTCGATGGATAGGTGCCTGGTGGCTCGGGTATGTCATCTACGGGCTATTGATGGGCCTAATTGCAATACCATACTTCTTTTTCCCAAAG ATGTGGCCAGAAAAGGATGTTCCGATGGAtgatatgaaagagaaaaacgTAATcgaagaagatgatgatcagCCTACCGCAGCATTCTTGATAAAGAGCAACCTTCCTGACCCTGACTCAACGATCCTGGGAATGATCAAGG GCTACTTCTCCGCTGTTCGTCGCCTTGCTACCAACATGACGTACTCGACTGTAATTATGTCATCAGTTGCCGATTCCATTATGTTCAGTGGATTCTTTTCGTTTCTTGGGCGCTACCTGCAGACACAATATGACGTCACACCATCGATGACGTCAATTATACTTGGTGAGCTTAAAACTGAGACGAATTCGGCAAGGGACATGTCTGATTCGATATTAAATCCATGTCGTTATACATCGATTTCACTTATACGGCTGTGA
- the LOC129267630 gene encoding solute carrier organic anion transporter family member 5A1-like, with product MMFVVSCDTSSIAGLNVPYPDGTETLASNVATATCMSNCSCQVGVYTPVCGSNGLSYVTPCHAGCTNQRLDEDSGKMIFSNCSCIGSNVSPTTYAYDDNHGNTAVLEKCSADCDSKKYAFIVLLAVLFLSMTFLNVPEFFLFMRVVENKDRAVGIAFSSLLQRVLAFIPAPIFFGAAIQTTCIMFQESCGITGNCLVYDNIRLSRVIIGLVCIFKVLSLVMSTLCYFTIRRNEAGEYQYLQICKQESLEDSESKLDALTLEEVNVPFYPYETRV from the exons ATGATGTTCGTCGTAAGCTGCGATACCTCATCGATCGCTGGCCTCAATGTCCCTTACCCCGATGGCACCGAAACGCTTGCAAG CAATGTGGCAACTGCCACTTGTATGAGCAATTGCTCTTGCCAAGTTGGTGTGTATACTCCCGTGTGTGGGTCGAACGGGCTATCGTACGTTACACCATGTCACGCTGGCTGCACCAATCAGAGGCTTGATGAGGATAGCGGCAAG ATGATTTTCTCAAACTGTTCATGCATTGGTTCAAATGTGTCTCCCACCACGTATGCATACGATGATAACCATGGTAATACGGCTGTACTTGAAAAATGTTCGGCAGACTGCGATTCTAAAAAATACGCCTTCATCGTCTTACTTGCTGTCCTGTTCCTCTCTATGACTTTCTTAAATGTTCCTGAATTCTTTCTGTTCATGAG AGTAGTAGAAAATAAGGACAGAGCGGTTGGTATAGCTTTCTCTAGCTTACTTCAGAGAGTCTTAG CATTCATACCTGCTCCGATATTTTTCGGGGCAGCTATTCAGACAACCTGCATCATGTTCCAGGAATCGTGTGGCATCACAGGGAACTGCCTCGTCTATGACAACATTCGCCTATCACGCGTTATTATCGGACTGGTGTGCATCTTCAAAGTGCTATCTCTGGTCATGTCCACCCTCTGTTACTTTACGATACGACGGAATGAAGCaggg GAGTACCAATACCTACAAATATGCAAGCAAGAAAGTCTGGAGGACAGTGAGTCGAAGTTAGACGCCCTCACCCTGGAGGAAGTCAATGTTCCGTTTTATCCATATGAGACCAGAGTTTAG